Proteins co-encoded in one Callospermophilus lateralis isolate mCalLat2 chromosome 2, mCalLat2.hap1, whole genome shotgun sequence genomic window:
- the LOC143391331 gene encoding olfactory receptor 52P1-like has protein sequence MQHTNHSHQNPASFLLVGIPGLEASHFWIAFPFCSMYALAVLGNTAVLLVVHSDPALHQPMYLFLCMLSAIDLVLCSSTVPKILALFWANAAEIAFGACAAQMFFIHGFSAVESGVLLAMAFDRYLAICRPLHYGSMLPPESVGKLGAAAVLRGLGLMTPLTCLLARLSYCSRVVAHSYCEHMAVVKLACGGTQPNNIYGITAATLVVGTDSICIAISYALILRAVLGLSSKEARAKTFGTCGSHLGVILLFYTPGLFSFYTQRFGQHVPRHIHILLADLYLVVPPMLNPIIYGIKTKQIRDGALRMLKKSPAQS, from the coding sequence ATGCAACACACAAACCACAGCCATCAGAACCCAGCCTCCTTTCTGCTTGTGGGAATTCCTGGTCTGGAGGCATCCCACTTTTGGATTGCATTTCCCTTCTGTTCCATGTATGCCCTGGCAGTGCTTGGCAACACAGCAGTGCTGCTGGTGGTACATTCGGATCCTGCACTGCACCAGCCCATGTACTTATTCCTTTGTATGCTGTCTGCCATTGACCTGGTGCTCTGCTCCTCCACTGTGCCCAAGATCCTTGCACTGTTCTGGGCAAATGCTGCAGAGATTGCTTTTGGGGCCTGTGCTGCCCAGATGTTCTTTATCCATGGTTTCTCAGCTGTAGAATCTGGTGTCCTGCTAGCAATGGCCTTTGATCGCTACTTGGCCATCTGTCGGCCACTACACTATGGATCAATGCTTCCCCCAGAGTCTGTAGGCAAGCTGGGGGCTGCTGCAGTGCTTCGTGGCTTGGGGCTCATGACCCCACTCACATGCTTACTGGCAAGGCTGAGCTACTGTAGCCGAGTGGTGGCCCATTCCTACTGTGAGCACATGGCTGTAGTAAAGCTGGCTTGTGGGGGCACACAGCCTAACAACATATATGGCATCACTGCTGCCACACTGGTGGTTGGCACGGACTCCATCTGCATTGCCATCTCCTATGCACTCATCCTCCGGGCTGTGTTAGGCCTCTCCTCCAAGGAGGCAAGGGCTAAGACCTTTGGCACGTGtggctcccacctgggtgtcatccTTCTCTTCTATACACCGGGGCTCTTCTCATTCTATACACAGCGTTTTGGCCAGCATGTGCCCAGACACATCCACATCCTCCTGGCTGACCTCTACCTCGTTGTGCCACCCATGCTCAACCCCATCATCTATGGGATAAAGACCAAGCAGATCCGGGATGGAGCCCTCCGAATGCTGAAGAAAAGCCCTGCTCAGTCATAA
- the LOC143391330 gene encoding olfactory receptor 51G2-like, with amino-acid sequence MLSCNNSTSAHTTFLLTGFPGLEASQHWVSIPINLVCVTSIVGNSIILFLICTDPALHEPMYIFLSMLAASDLGLCASTFPTMVRLFWLGARELPFDLCAAQMFFIHAFTYVESGVLLAMAFDRFIAIRDPLHYATILPHSAMAKVGAAILARAVLLNLPAPVLLRRLLFPQMSELSHCYCLHCDLVGLACSDTWVNSFVGLISILLSLGLDSSLIMLSYVLILQTVLAIAAPGERLKALNTCVSHLCIVLIFYLPKLGLSVLHRVEKHSYPALAVLMANLHFLVPPFMNPIVYCIKSKQIRQGLLKRFQQKRVDVS; translated from the coding sequence ATGCTCTCCTGCAACAACAGCACGTCGGCTCACACTACCTTCCTTCTCACTGGCTTTCCAGGCCTAGAAGCCTCTCAGCATTGGGTTTCCATCCCCATCAACCTCGTCTGTGTGACTTCCATCGTGGGTAACAGTATCATCCTCTTCCTGATCTGCACAGATCCAGCCTTACACGAACCCATGTACATCTTCCTGTCCATGTTGGCAGCGTCTGATCTGGGCCTCTGTGCATCCACCTTCCCCACCATGGTGCGGCTCTTCTGGCTGGGTGCTCGAGAGCTGCCCTTTGACctttgtgcagcacagatgttttTCATTCATGCCTTCACCTACGTGGAATCTGGTGTGCTGCTGGCCATGGCCTTTGATCGCTTTATTGCCATCCGGGACCCTCTGCACTACGCCACAATCCTTCCCCACTCAGCCATGGCCAAAGTGGGGGCTGCCATTCTCGCAAGGGCTGTCTTGCTCAACCTCCCTGCACCAGTTCTCCTGCGGCGTCTGCTTTTTCCCCAGATGAGTGAACTCTCTCACTGCTACTGCCTACATTGTGACCTTGTGGGATTGGCCTGCTCAGACACCTGGGTCAACAGCTTTGTTGGCTTGATCTCCATCCTTCTCTCACTAGGGCTCGACTCGTCCCTCATCATGCTCTCATatgtcctgatcctacagactgtgCTGGCCATTGCAGCACCTGGGGAGCGGCTCAAGGCGCTCAACACATGTGTGTCACACCTCTGTATTGTGCTCATCTTCTATTTGCCCAAACTGGGACTCTCTGTGTTGCACAGAGTGGAGAAGCACAGCTACCCTGCTCTGGCAGTGCTTATGGCCAACTTGCACTTCCTGGTCCCACCCTTCATGAACCCCATTGTGTACTGCATCAAGTCTAAGCAGATCCGCCAGGGCCTCCTAAAGCGCTTCCAGCAGAAACGGGTTGATGTTTCTTAG